One Polyangiaceae bacterium genomic window carries:
- a CDS encoding alpha/beta fold hydrolase: MLAIKFVLVSVFLTFAVLFPASARGETITTGQPLLMLVPEYPRAVGGPFPFGAQDLSVWRTRVPRIEEVDIRSSLDKTIQKALFYTPTGDSPKPLLVVLHSWSENYLQNIGIPYAIFAERNGWALIHPDHRGPYRKPEAVASELSLGDVLDAVEYAKKRARFDSSRIYLVGYSGSAMTSLVLAGKHPEIWAGVVSWVPIYDLVDWYEWMQKTSPERHYAGEIAAACGGRPIPGSPAEKECRRRSPSQYLSNARGRVPVYLGLGIWDHLVPPNHALRAFNDLASPNERIPEGQLRELDRTRRVPHELVFSGKRPLYEQAGAKVLLERSSLGSTVTIFQGGHDIIYNAGLAWLAERRR; this comes from the coding sequence ATGCTGGCCATCAAGTTCGTCCTGGTGAGCGTATTTTTGACATTTGCGGTGCTTTTTCCGGCGTCCGCTCGTGGCGAAACCATAACGACCGGGCAACCTTTGCTGATGCTGGTCCCGGAATATCCGCGTGCCGTGGGTGGGCCCTTTCCATTTGGCGCGCAGGATCTATCGGTATGGCGCACACGCGTTCCCCGGATCGAAGAAGTCGACATTCGTTCGAGCCTCGATAAAACAATACAAAAAGCCTTGTTTTATACTCCAACGGGCGATTCGCCGAAGCCGCTGCTCGTCGTGCTGCATAGCTGGAGCGAAAACTATTTGCAAAATATTGGCATTCCTTATGCCATTTTTGCCGAACGAAATGGCTGGGCGCTCATTCACCCGGATCATCGCGGTCCTTATCGCAAACCCGAAGCGGTGGCCTCCGAGCTTTCCCTCGGAGACGTGCTCGATGCGGTGGAATACGCCAAAAAACGCGCTCGGTTCGATTCATCACGCATTTATTTGGTGGGTTATTCGGGCAGCGCCATGACGTCGCTCGTGCTGGCGGGTAAACACCCCGAAATATGGGCAGGTGTGGTTTCGTGGGTGCCGATTTATGATTTGGTGGATTGGTACGAATGGATGCAAAAAACGTCGCCCGAACGGCATTATGCGGGCGAGATCGCGGCAGCTTGCGGTGGCCGGCCCATTCCGGGAAGCCCAGCAGAAAAGGAATGCCGGCGGCGAAGCCCGAGCCAATATTTGTCGAATGCACGCGGACGAGTTCCCGTTTATTTGGGCTTGGGCATTTGGGATCATCTGGTTCCGCCAAACCATGCGCTTCGAGCATTCAATGATCTCGCATCACCGAACGAACGTATTCCGGAGGGTCAACTGAGGGAGCTCGACCGAACACGTCGCGTGCCCCATGAGCTTGTATTTTCAGGGAAACGACCGCTTTATGAGCAAGCGGGCGCCAAGGTGCTCCTCGAAAGGTCGAGCCTTGGGTCGACGGTGACGATTTTTCAAGGAGGTCACGACATCATTTACAATGCGGGCCTCGCGTGGCTTGCGGAAAGAAGGCGGTGA
- a CDS encoding phytanoyl-CoA dioxygenase family protein, translated as MNTAVELPDPSHETPHAALSPEEAAKVAAALPLNHRFRLGAEITPVQRAYLDKNGYLVFARVASPDEVARIVAEVDRVQAQFLAEGRRKVHGIPIWFGRDEQGKPYLQRTGFLSVHSDYVRQFVTDARFEPIRKLVGKDARIGHEEKDGVVFNRYIRTKGSLRPGLAWHTDGLRDAFYGQLPGPMLNVGLHFERITPEDGGLRIIPGSHNQGWRDFLFRKLYFVDNRPDPAEVMVETWPGDLTVHDGRTWHRVAASQYTGARSRRQSMYVPYVTGPYQPKSEQSDTASYLKAFDLIIRAKTWLGR; from the coding sequence ATGAACACCGCCGTCGAGTTGCCCGATCCAAGCCACGAAACACCGCACGCCGCGCTTTCCCCCGAAGAGGCCGCCAAGGTCGCCGCGGCGCTTCCATTGAACCACCGCTTCCGCCTCGGCGCCGAAATCACACCCGTCCAGCGCGCCTACCTCGACAAAAACGGCTACCTCGTGTTTGCCCGGGTCGCATCGCCCGACGAGGTCGCACGCATCGTCGCCGAAGTCGACCGCGTGCAGGCGCAGTTCCTCGCCGAAGGGCGGCGCAAGGTCCACGGCATTCCCATTTGGTTCGGCCGCGACGAACAGGGAAAACCTTATCTGCAGCGCACGGGTTTTCTGTCGGTCCATTCCGACTATGTCCGCCAATTCGTCACCGATGCTCGCTTCGAGCCCATCCGGAAGCTCGTCGGCAAAGACGCTCGCATTGGCCATGAAGAAAAGGATGGCGTCGTGTTCAACCGATACATCCGCACGAAAGGCAGCCTCCGCCCGGGCCTTGCGTGGCACACCGACGGCCTGCGCGACGCCTTTTATGGACAGCTCCCCGGCCCGATGCTCAACGTGGGCCTGCACTTCGAGCGGATTACCCCGGAAGACGGCGGCCTACGCATCATTCCGGGCAGCCACAATCAAGGATGGCGCGATTTCTTGTTTCGCAAGCTTTACTTCGTCGACAATCGGCCCGACCCGGCGGAAGTCATGGTGGAAACATGGCCGGGCGACCTCACCGTGCACGACGGCCGCACGTGGCATCGCGTCGCCGCGTCCCAATACACCGGCGCTCGCAGCCGCCGCCAAAGCATGTACGTGCCGTACGTGACCGGGCCGTACCAGCCCAAATCCGAGCAAAGCGACACCGCGTCGTACCTCAAAGCCTTCGACCTCATCATACGCGCCAAAACCTGGCTCGGGCGCTGA
- a CDS encoding serine/threonine protein kinase codes for MSKRASAPPSHSGPPTALDPMAPTVESAPQRPLDATIAALPDLPIVTLVDATSHDPFSLASGEVSAGAVDVGPGELGALASQARYDAGPVLGVGGMGEVRLSGDTRIGRRVAKKTLLADTDSPTARARFLREARVQGQLEHPSIVPVYDLDLDPQGRPFFTMKRVRGDTLERVIEHLRRKDEVFMKRYAERRLLSAFMQVCLAIDYAHSRGVLHRDLKPGNIMLGDFGEVYVLDWGLAKIVGENPSDMAETNERLSKVDEARPAPPKMGEAPFGPEGLTSDNAALTAEGALLGTPAYMAPEQILGHDAVDARADVYALGAILFEILTLSRLRPGTRVDEIMRAALSGVPTQPSEHVPSIAPELDALCMRALAQEPEDRLSSARELAEGVERYLDGDRDLKLRQDLARTHVERAKAFKESEANAGGLVKAEASVDVANALDQSPRVMAVREVIQGLALDPEDRAAQRLFVELIVNTTEVPPEAMPELERARDKARAETLRSAFYGLMAWLAVLPLAFVIGVHSKLAVGATAAVDVMAALFALFYSRRQRIGAGVPIALSVLVAATVALSSCYLGPFALVPTCAVSAMLIYAMHATPYERRVGVVVFVAFTSLPFLAEFTGVLGRSYVFEADRLIILARAVALPETATLLAMLYSTLSFIVFSAWIVGRMRDALSASEQQKLVQSWLLRRLFPDAMAER; via the coding sequence ATGTCCAAGCGCGCCTCTGCTCCTCCCTCGCACTCTGGCCCTCCCACAGCGCTCGATCCCATGGCGCCCACGGTCGAATCTGCACCGCAAAGGCCGCTCGACGCCACCATTGCCGCGCTCCCCGACCTCCCCATCGTGACGCTCGTCGATGCGACCAGCCACGATCCGTTTTCCCTTGCGAGCGGCGAGGTCAGTGCCGGCGCCGTCGACGTCGGACCCGGCGAGCTCGGCGCGCTCGCATCGCAAGCTCGTTACGACGCAGGCCCCGTCCTCGGTGTCGGCGGCATGGGCGAAGTGCGCCTCAGCGGCGATACTCGAATTGGCAGGCGCGTCGCGAAAAAAACGCTCCTCGCCGATACCGATTCGCCGACGGCGCGAGCTCGGTTCTTGCGCGAAGCGCGCGTGCAAGGGCAGCTCGAACATCCTTCGATCGTGCCCGTGTACGACCTCGATTTGGACCCCCAAGGTCGCCCATTTTTCACGATGAAACGCGTGCGTGGCGATACCCTCGAACGCGTCATCGAGCACCTTCGGCGCAAGGACGAAGTCTTCATGAAGCGTTATGCCGAACGGCGACTGCTTTCGGCGTTCATGCAAGTTTGTCTCGCCATCGATTACGCGCATTCCCGCGGCGTGCTTCACCGCGACTTGAAGCCGGGAAATATCATGCTCGGCGATTTCGGCGAAGTGTACGTCCTCGATTGGGGACTCGCGAAAATCGTCGGGGAAAACCCGTCCGACATGGCCGAGACAAACGAGCGTCTCAGCAAGGTGGACGAAGCTCGGCCTGCTCCGCCCAAAATGGGGGAAGCTCCGTTCGGTCCCGAGGGGCTCACGTCGGACAACGCGGCGCTGACGGCCGAAGGCGCGCTTTTGGGCACGCCGGCGTACATGGCGCCCGAGCAGATATTGGGGCACGACGCGGTGGATGCGCGCGCCGATGTGTATGCGCTTGGCGCAATACTATTTGAAATATTGACGTTATCGCGACTTCGTCCGGGGACGCGCGTCGATGAAATCATGCGCGCGGCGCTTTCGGGCGTTCCGACGCAGCCGAGCGAGCATGTTCCATCGATTGCTCCGGAGCTCGACGCGCTGTGCATGCGAGCGCTGGCGCAGGAGCCCGAGGATCGCCTTTCGTCGGCGCGCGAGCTTGCGGAGGGCGTGGAGCGGTATCTCGATGGAGATCGGGATCTCAAGCTGCGGCAGGACTTGGCGCGGACGCATGTCGAGCGTGCCAAAGCATTCAAGGAATCGGAGGCGAATGCGGGCGGTCTGGTGAAAGCCGAAGCGAGCGTGGATGTGGCGAATGCACTCGACCAGTCGCCTCGCGTCATGGCGGTGCGCGAAGTGATTCAGGGGCTGGCGCTCGATCCGGAGGATCGCGCGGCGCAGCGGCTCTTTGTGGAGCTCATCGTGAACACGACGGAGGTGCCGCCCGAGGCCATGCCGGAGCTCGAGCGGGCGCGGGACAAGGCGCGAGCCGAGACGTTGCGGAGCGCATTTTATGGGCTCATGGCGTGGCTTGCGGTGCTTCCGCTCGCATTCGTCATTGGCGTGCATAGCAAGCTCGCCGTCGGCGCGACGGCGGCCGTGGATGTGATGGCAGCGTTATTTGCATTGTTTTATTCGCGGCGGCAACGTATTGGTGCTGGCGTGCCGATTGCATTGTCCGTGCTCGTGGCGGCGACGGTGGCGTTATCGAGCTGTTATCTTGGGCCGTTTGCGCTCGTGCCCACGTGTGCGGTGTCCGCAATGCTGATTTATGCGATGCATGCGACGCCGTACGAGCGGCGTGTGGGCGTCGTCGTCTTCGTCGCGTTTACGTCATTGCCTTTCCTTGCGGAATTTACGGGGGTACTTGGTCGGTCGTACGTGTTCGAGGCGGACAGGCTCATCATATTGGCGCGGGCGGTGGCATTGCCGGAGACGGCGACGCTCTTGGCGATGCTGTATTCGACGCTGTCGTTCATCGTGTTTTCGGCGTGGATCGTGGGCCGCATGCGTGACGCGCTTTCGGCGAGCGAGCAGCAGAAGCTCGTACAATCGTGGCTGTTGCGCAGGCTATTTCCGGACGCAATGGCGGAGAGGTGA
- a CDS encoding crotonase/enoyl-CoA hydratase family protein — protein sequence MSQSPVNYHRDGEVATITMDDGKRNALSPQMFKALNEAIDRAERDDAMIVLTGRVDAFSAGFDLKVMRSGGPAAVGMLNAGFAMTARLLSFPRPVIAASSGHAMAMGLFLLLCADYRIGAAGDYKYVANEVAIGLPMPRVAVEVMRLRLPPAHFQRAATLSTMYTPEEAVAAGMLDELVSPDKLLERAYERAAQFGELDRHAHRVTKLRIREDALKTIRRSIPLDLGDAVVTGVRRFIAAKKTGSA from the coding sequence ATGAGCCAGTCACCGGTCAATTATCATCGCGACGGCGAAGTCGCCACGATCACGATGGACGACGGCAAGCGTAATGCGCTTTCGCCGCAGATGTTCAAAGCATTGAACGAGGCCATCGATCGCGCCGAGCGAGACGATGCGATGATCGTGCTGACGGGTCGGGTCGATGCATTCTCGGCAGGCTTCGACCTCAAGGTGATGCGTTCGGGCGGCCCGGCCGCGGTGGGGATGCTCAACGCAGGGTTTGCCATGACGGCGCGGCTCTTGTCGTTTCCTCGGCCGGTCATTGCGGCGAGCAGTGGTCACGCGATGGCAATGGGTCTTTTTCTGTTGCTGTGTGCGGATTACCGCATCGGCGCTGCTGGCGACTACAAATACGTTGCCAACGAGGTTGCCATTGGATTGCCCATGCCGCGGGTTGCGGTGGAGGTGATGCGATTGCGATTGCCGCCGGCGCATTTCCAGCGCGCGGCGACGCTGTCCACGATGTACACGCCCGAAGAAGCCGTCGCAGCAGGAATGCTCGATGAATTGGTGTCACCCGACAAACTGCTCGAGCGCGCGTATGAACGGGCCGCGCAATTCGGCGAGCTCGACAGGCACGCGCATCGGGTGACGAAATTGCGTATTCGGGAAGATGCACTGAAAACGATTCGTCGATCGATACCGCTCGATTTGGGCGATGCGGTCGTCACGGGCGTACGCCGATTCATCGCGGCAAAGAAGACGGGGTCGGCGTAA
- a CDS encoding prolyl oligopeptidase family serine peptidase, which translates to MKRSLFVVALLTCAVLLTLISGRVASRAYAKPKPKGLEVKAMSVKSHTLASRFPGGEGAMSAKAWKRLVPGARDVTLPSSSDGSAQRAMFFDSGSSAEKPLLVVLHSWSTDYRQNIGIPYALHAAKKDWVFIHPNFRGPNRNAAAGVSDLVTSDILDAVEYAKRHARVDTNRIYLAGFSGGGLAALAMAGRHPDMWAGVVAWCPIHDIVDWYRENVAHVPRRHYVGNIEAVCGGAPRAGTKAFTECKRRSPSAVLERARQAGVPMYIAAGVRDDIVYPRHAIAAFNQLAIAADQLADDFLPKLKSSTRPASLRSPAGELDPYALAGTPVRASRTSGNTTLVLFDGGHDVVYDAGFAWLEGKRRIAQKRVAP; encoded by the coding sequence ATGAAACGTTCCTTGTTTGTCGTGGCACTCCTCACGTGTGCGGTTCTTTTGACGCTCATTTCGGGCCGCGTTGCATCTCGAGCCTACGCAAAGCCCAAGCCCAAAGGACTCGAAGTGAAAGCCATGAGCGTAAAAAGTCATACGCTTGCGTCGCGATTTCCGGGCGGCGAGGGCGCCATGAGCGCCAAAGCATGGAAACGTCTCGTTCCAGGGGCGCGCGATGTCACGCTTCCATCTTCGTCGGATGGATCGGCGCAACGTGCGATGTTTTTCGATTCGGGATCGTCCGCGGAAAAACCGCTTCTCGTCGTCTTGCACAGTTGGAGCACGGATTATCGTCAGAACATCGGCATTCCGTATGCTCTGCACGCGGCAAAAAAAGATTGGGTCTTCATTCATCCGAATTTCCGAGGTCCAAACAGAAACGCCGCCGCTGGCGTATCGGACCTCGTGACGAGCGACATTCTGGATGCCGTGGAATACGCCAAGCGGCATGCGCGTGTGGACACGAATCGCATCTATTTGGCGGGTTTTTCCGGCGGCGGCCTCGCGGCGCTCGCCATGGCGGGCCGGCATCCGGACATGTGGGCCGGCGTCGTGGCATGGTGTCCCATTCACGATATCGTGGATTGGTATCGCGAAAATGTCGCACATGTGCCTCGCCGGCATTACGTGGGCAACATCGAAGCCGTTTGCGGAGGTGCGCCGCGCGCTGGTACGAAAGCTTTTACCGAATGCAAAAGACGTAGCCCGAGCGCCGTTTTGGAGCGAGCTCGGCAAGCCGGCGTGCCCATGTACATTGCCGCGGGTGTTCGTGACGACATCGTGTATCCGCGGCACGCCATTGCCGCGTTCAATCAGCTAGCCATTGCCGCCGACCAATTGGCAGACGATTTTCTGCCGAAGCTGAAATCGTCCACGCGCCCTGCATCCCTACGAAGTCCCGCGGGCGAGCTCGACCCATATGCGCTTGCGGGCACGCCCGTGCGCGCGTCGCGCACGTCTGGCAATACGACGCTCGTGCTTTTCGATGGCGGACACGACGTCGTCTACGATGCGGGGTTTGCCTGGCTCGAAGGAAAGCGGCGCATTGCGCAGAAGCGCGTCGCTCCCTGA